DNA from Candidatus Bathyarchaeota archaeon:
CAATGCTGCCGCCAGAAGCCCTAAAACTGAACTGTAGAGAAAGGTTGCAGTGGGGTTGACATATCGCCAAAGCGCACCTGCGATTACGCCTGATGGCATGGTTGCCAACCCGATGATTGTGTGAAAAGTTCCCAAGGCCATTCCACGCAGTTCTTTTGGTGCAAAATCCGAGACGAAAGCCCTCTGGGTCCCTTCAACTGTTGCATAAACAAGGCCGTAAAACGCAAAAAGGATGATTAATGAAAAGTAGAATGAAGCTAGGTGAGCCCTTCGCACGGTACAAGGACTTCGCAGACTGTAAGTCAAAATAAAGACAAGGAAAATCCAGAGGCATACTGCGCATCATGTATGCATGCTTGGCGTATGTTCTATTTCTCTTGCG
Protein-coding regions in this window:
- a CDS encoding MFS transporter, which codes for MRRAHLASFYFSLIILFAFYGLVYATVEGTQRAFVSDFAPKELRGMALGTFHTIIGLATMPSGVIAGALWRYVNPTATFLYSSVLGLLAAALLVLKKER